In Mytilus galloprovincialis chromosome 1, xbMytGall1.hap1.1, whole genome shotgun sequence, the following are encoded in one genomic region:
- the LOC143051721 gene encoding transmembrane protein 168-like, giving the protein MMETEVAKGDDMVDHKAKANLTYLRYLPSVVLVVALGLGLYTQWQFTQNSVILGFAILGFFVFAVSCALRYYFNFELIGQTLLHIWLGCILGIIIFADQKEIAFVMSQEVTNVLLVTSAVLTWCWNLLERMLHLVKHESKMFTTVQILESIGLMISTLVTGKDALSFSLLVLAFNVNLASIRLKSFLGLLSFIAMVCVSVFVIFQQVELSGNFYGLACFAARHSFEPFIDLYFSGLTTLQRWQGFFNLSKFLRYIFVLAVFAFNIATGAVIGKLSANHKEWYIVVPLTVFFACIWLCFHLTYFITCWKLMSKITECNLTYNSLTDERKNMSRIMASKGVRHFSLISQRLICITLLTTVLLGGLGWETGKDTPYSLGMILLVLPIECMTLSLFWYLGDNLGGTATGYAVIAPVTGHKRGSRVNIMSQEAMQDMGTRATTTLNKVSSFFNYHMIDNYGCDYSTSGLAIDYLESKLKAFFDRRMSDGPKYDSYILYFSGDVYENGEWALSDNSGLKLETLLEWWASKNSGLGTRLILILDTTHSYMWAKDVQRVWGEYVAIQTCTFQKPKDIEFGNCAQVGTFTQDYVHFNAEAEIFPGWSAKERTVKAVYKVSKCWTDFTFHLPTVDEIYNHWDSSFPRCMKPLIKAVNIGGTGSLCFCCQCLTRCLKRKRMKWLPPKQIDTGHGFKLIRS; this is encoded by the exons ATGATGGAGACAGAAGTTGCCAAAGGGGATGACATGGTTGACCACAAAGCAAAAGCTAATCTGACTTACCTGAGATATTTGCCTAGTGTAGTATTAGTTGTAGCATTAGGGTTGGGACTGTACACACAATGGCAGTTTACACAGAACAGTGTGATTCTAGGATTTGCAATACTGGGATTTTTCGTTTTTGCAGTCTCCTGTGCTTTgcgatattattttaattttgaactcATTGGACAGACATTATTGCATATATGGCTAGGATGTATTCTCGGCATAATTATATTTGCAGATCAAAAAGAGATTGCGTTTGTAATGTCGCAAGAAGTGACAAATGTTTTGTTGGTAACAAGTGCCGTTTTAACATGGTGTTGGAATCTGTTGGAGAGGATGTTACATTTAGTAAAACATGAATCAAAGATGTTTACAACAGTACAAATTTTAGAAAGTATTGGATTAATGATCTCAACACTTGTAACAGGAAAAGATGCCTTATCTTTTTCACTTTTGGTGCTTGCATTTAATGTAAATTTAGCATCTATAAGACTAAAATCATTCCTAGGATTACTGAGTTTTATAGCAATGGTGTGTGTTtctgtttttgtaatttttcagcAGGTTGAATTGTCGGGAAACTTTTATGGACTAGCCTGTTTCGCAGCAAGACATTCCTTTGAACcatttattgatttatatttttctggTTTAACAACATTGCAAAGATGGCAAGGATTTTTCAATCTTTCCaaatttttaagatatatatttgtTCTTGCTGTATTTGCCTTTAACATTGCAACTGGTGCCGTGATTGGTAAACTGTCAGCCAATCACAAAGAGTGGTACATTGTTGTACCTTTAACTGTTTTCTTTGCCTGTATCTGGCTATGTTTTCATTTGACGTATTTTATAACATGCTGGAAGCTTATGTCCAAAATCACTGAATGCAATCTAACATATAATAGCTTAACTGATGAGCGTAAGAATATGAGCAGAATAATGGCTTCAAAAGGAGTACGCCATTTCAGTTTGATCTCGCAAAGACTCATCTGTATAACTTTGTTGACTACAGTTCTACTTGGAGGATTAGGATGGGAAACAGGAAAAGATACCCCATACAGTTTAGGAATGATATTACTGGTACTACCAATAGAATGTATGACACTGAGTTTGTTTTGGTACCTTGGTGATAATCTTGGTGGCACAGCAACAGGCTATGCAGTTATTGCTCCTGTAACTGGTCATAA gAGGGGATCAAGAGTAAATATTATGTCACAAGAGGCAATGCAAGATATGGGGACAAGGGCTACAACCACTTTGAACAAAGTCAGTTCTTTCTTCAACTATCACATGATAGACAACTACGGCTGTGATTACTCAACAAGTGGGCTAGCAATTGACTATTTAGAGTCTAAATTAAAGGCCTTCTTTGACAGAAGAATGTCAGATGGGCCAAAGTATGACTCTTATATCTTGTATTTCAGTGGAGATGTATATGAAAATGGTGAATGGGCTTTATCTG ATAATAGTGGTTTGAAACTGGAGACTCTGCTAGAATGGTGGGCATCTAAAAATTCTGGATTAGGGACTAGATTAATCTTGATTCTAGATACAACACATTCCTATATGTGGGCCAAAGATGTACAGAGAGTGTGGGGAGAATATGTTGCAATACAAACATGTACATTCCAGAAACCCAAGGACATAGAGTTTGGTAACTGTGCTCAAGTTGGCACTTTTACACAAGATTATGTACATTTTAATGCTGAGGCAGAAATATTCCCTGGATGGTCAGCAAAGGAGAGGACAGTAAAAGCAGTATATAAAGTTTCTAAATGTTGGACAGATTTCACATTCCATTTACCAACAGTAGATGAGATATATAATCATTGGGATAGTAGCTTCCCAAGATGTATGAAGCCTTTGATAAAAGCTGTGAATATTGGAGGTACAGGGAGCCTTTGCTTCTGTTGTCAGTGTTTAACAAGGTgtttaaaaaggaaaagaatgaAGTGGCTTCCTCCAAAGCAAATTGATACTGGACATGGCTTTAAATTGATTAGATCATAG